The following proteins are co-located in the Calditrichota bacterium genome:
- a CDS encoding V-type ATP synthase subunit A, which produces MSTAVGKIIGVSGNMVAIAVDGNVMQNEVGHIVHGEERLVSEVVRINRDVAYVQVFESTKGLKVGDRAEFAGHLLSAELGPGLLGQIYDGLQNPLPQLAAEFGFFLPRGVKRPGLDLEKKWSFTPT; this is translated from the coding sequence ATGAGCACGGCGGTAGGAAAGATCATCGGCGTGAGCGGCAACATGGTGGCTATTGCCGTCGATGGCAACGTGATGCAGAACGAGGTGGGCCACATCGTGCACGGCGAGGAACGCCTGGTCTCCGAAGTGGTGCGCATCAACCGGGACGTGGCTTACGTGCAGGTCTTCGAGAGCACCAAGGGGTTGAAGGTCGGCGACCGCGCCGAATTCGCTGGGCACCTCCTTTCCGCAGAGTTGGGGCCGGGCCTCTTGGGCCAAATCTACGACGGCCTGCAGAACCCACTGCCGCAACTTGCCGCGGAGTTCGGCTTTTTCTTGCCCAGAGGGGTCAAGCGACCGGGCCTGGACCTGGAGAAGAAATGGTCCTTCACACCGAC
- a CDS encoding DUF2764 family protein gives MDKHYYLISQLPTLYFDRESYLTVEAFLQEAAKWLSAAEYATLAAVDINDVTIPKHCPGVLAAYKDFERRLRTDLAAWRQAQRSGQDYKPATFAPSLVREGNPLEVEKRLLRLRWDFIEQHESDHHFDFEFLILYMLKLQILRRLFTFNKEKGMQLFRQLCEVQP, from the coding sequence ATGGATAAGCACTACTACCTCATATCCCAACTGCCTACTCTGTACTTCGACAGGGAATCCTACCTGACGGTGGAGGCCTTCCTCCAGGAAGCGGCAAAGTGGCTGTCCGCCGCGGAATACGCCACCCTGGCAGCAGTCGACATCAACGACGTCACCATCCCCAAGCACTGCCCCGGTGTTCTGGCTGCCTACAAAGACTTTGAACGGCGCCTGCGCACGGACCTTGCCGCCTGGCGTCAGGCGCAACGCAGTGGCCAGGACTACAAGCCTGCTACGTTTGCCCCCAGCCTCGTCAGGGAGGGCAACCCGCTGGAGGTGGAGAAGCGCCTGCTCCGGCTGAGGTGGGACTTTATCGAACAACACGAGAGCGACCACCACTTCGATTTCGAATTCCTCATCCTGTACATGCTCAAGCTGCAGATTCTGCGGCGACTGTTCACGTTCAACAAGGAAAAGGGGATGCAACTGTTCAGGCAACTTTGTGAGGTTCAGCCATGA